From Anolis carolinensis isolate JA03-04 unplaced genomic scaffold, rAnoCar3.1.pri scaffold_8, whole genome shotgun sequence, a single genomic window includes:
- the LOC103280445 gene encoding uncharacterized protein LOC103280445, with protein sequence MGSEYSIQSSPVHGKPGVLATKLEGIAKEKPAGKSSPDITRGTKTCLGEGEMESQNTNLERTPEMQLAGESLPDVAQGTPNNGFGEDNIEQTDKYQNESDTLSLPNETKEVQILDVDSMKEAMPASEVKIEQCCTGDATEDHYSNLNSLQKGQCTDQVCELNVRGQPHEKNLVQQELSTTQEKSVVSRGNQTANRKLVCFLLNETDFHTMNVSKESSVDDLETRHPVVTTQPTATPPPQVTEQLWCCGVEKPFSAEELAKAIPDDQALEIAEERRPQKTTQTIYTGMAVTPVVTQQPRTQMGNAPQYQVFNGDVSDLQQSVGQLGDGPEEEGKCRICLLPEKKKSSCCNVL encoded by the coding sequence ATGGGAAGTGAGTACAGCATCCAAAGTTCTCCTGTGCATGGTAAGCCAGGGGTCTTGGCAACTAAGCTGGAAGGAATTGCTAAGGAGAAACCAGCTGGAAAGTCATCACCTGATATAACACGGGGAACAAAGACCTGCTTAGGTGAAGGTGAGATGGAAAGCCAAAATACTAACCTGGAAAGAACCCCTGAAATGCAGTTGGCTGGAGAGTCATTACCTGATGTAGCACAGGGCACTCCCAACAATGGCTTTGGTGAAGATAACATAGAGCAAACTGATAAATACCAGAATGAGAGTGATACTTTGTCTCTTCCAAATGAAACAAAAGAAGTACAAATACTAGATGTGGATTCTATGAAGGAGGCTATGCCAGCTTCAGAAGTTAAGATTGAGCAGTGTTGTACTGGAGATGCCACAGAAGACCATTATAGTAACTTGAATTCTCTACAAAAAGGCCAATGTACGGACCAGGTATGTGAGCTAAATGTTAGAGGACAACCTCATGAGAAGAATTTGGTCCAGCAAGAACTCTCCACTACTCAAGAGAAGTCTGTTGTAAGCAGGGGAAATCAAACAGCTAATAGAAAATTGGTGTGCTTCCTTCTAAATGAGACCGACTTCCATACTATGAATGTCTCCAAGGAAAGTTCTGTGGATGATTTAGAAACTCGGCATCCCGTGGTTACAACACAGCCCACTGCAACACCCCCGCCACAAGTTACAGAACAGCTTTGGTGTTGTGGTGTCGAGAAACCCTTCTCCGCCGAGGAACTTGCCAAAGCAATTCCAGATGACCAAGCTTTAGAAATAGCCGAAGAAAGGAGGCCTCAAAAGACGACACAAACAATATACACTGGGATGGCGGTTACACCTGTTGTCACTCAACAGCCAAGGACTCAAATGGGAAATGCTCCTCAGTATCAGGTTTTCAATGGTGATGTCTCAGACCTTCAACAATCTGTGGGGCAGCTGGGTGATGGACCAGAGGAAGAAGGCAAGTGTCGGATATGCCTCCTCCCGGAAAAGAAAAAGTCATCTTGTTGCAATGTGTTGTGA